TGCTTCGCCTGGCCGAACATCCCCGGATCACGGCCGTCAAGGACGCCAAGGGCGACCTGTTCGCCGGCTCTCAGGTGATGGCGGGCACCGACCTGGCCTTCTACTCCGGCGACGACGTGCTGAACCTGCCGTGGCTGTCGGTGGGCGCCGCCGGGTTCGTCAGCGTGGTCGGACATGTCGTCGGGGCCGACCTCCATGAGATGATCGAGGCATACCGCGCCGGCGACGTCGGCCGGGCGCTGGCGATCCACCGTCGGCTGCTCCCCGTCGTCACCGCGATCATGACCCGCACGCAGGGCGCCATCGCCGTCAAGGCGGCCCTCGGCCTGCTGGGCCTTCCGGGTGGCGCACTCCGCCCCCCGCTGGTTCCGGCGACGCCGGAGTTCACGGCGCGCCTGCGGGAAGACCTCGGACAAGGGGGCGTCAAGGTGCCGGAGGTTGATAGGTGAGCCATCCTCACCCCGAACTGTCCAGCCCGCCGGAGCTTCCCGACGGCGGACTGCGCATCGTCGCGCTCGGCGGCCTCGGGGAGATCGGCCGCAACATGACCGTGTTCGAGTTCGGCGGACGACTGCTGATCGTCGACTGCGGGGTGCTCTTCCCTGAGGAGGAACAACCCGGAGTCGACCTGATCCTGCCGGACTTCGACTACATCCGCGGACGGCTCGACGACGTCGAGGCGATCGTCCTCACCCACGGGCACGAGGACCACATCGGCGGCGTGCCGTTCCTACTGCGCGAACGCGCCGACATCCCACTGGTGGGATCCCGGCTGACGCTGGCGCTCATCGAGGCCAAGCTCACCGAGCACCGGATCCGTCCGGTCACGCTCGGCGTGGCCGAAGGGCAGCGGCACCGGTTCGGCCCGTTCGACCTGGAGTTTCTGTCGGTCAACCACTCCATCCCGGACGCGCTGGCGGTCGCCGTGCGCACCCCGGCCGGGCTGGTGCTCCACACCGGCGACTTCAAGATGGACCAGCTCCCGTTGGACGGCCGGCTCACCGACCTGGGCGGCTTCGCCCGGCTCGGCGCCGAGGGCATCGACCTGCTGATGTCCGACTCCACCAACTCGGAGGTGGCCGGCTTCGTCACCAGCGAACGGGAGATCGGCCCGGTCGTCGACGACGTGTTCCGCACCGCGCAGGAGCGGATCATCGTCGCCTGCTTCGCCTCCCACATCCACCGCGTCCAACAGGTGCTGGACGCCGCCGTCGCCAACCGCCGCAAGGTCTGCTTCGTCGGCCGGTCGATGGTGCGCAACATGGGCGTGGCGGGCGAGCTGGGCTTCCTGAACGTGCCCGACGGCATCCTGATCGAGCAGCGGCAGATCGAGGACGTCCCGCCCGACCGGCTGGTGCTGGTGTGCACCGGCTCGCAGGGCGAGCCGATGTCGGCGCTGTCCCGCATGGCCAACCG
The DNA window shown above is from Thermomonospora umbrina and carries:
- a CDS encoding ribonuclease J gives rise to the protein MSHPHPELSSPPELPDGGLRIVALGGLGEIGRNMTVFEFGGRLLIVDCGVLFPEEEQPGVDLILPDFDYIRGRLDDVEAIVLTHGHEDHIGGVPFLLRERADIPLVGSRLTLALIEAKLTEHRIRPVTLGVAEGQRHRFGPFDLEFLSVNHSIPDALAVAVRTPAGLVLHTGDFKMDQLPLDGRLTDLGGFARLGAEGIDLLMSDSTNSEVAGFVTSEREIGPVVDDVFRTAQERIIVACFASHIHRVQQVLDAAVANRRKVCFVGRSMVRNMGVAGELGFLNVPDGILIEQRQIEDVPPDRLVLVCTGSQGEPMSALSRMANRDHQIRITDRDTVMLASSLIPGNENAVNRVINGLTRWGARVVHKGNALVHVSGHASAGELLYVLNLTKPSNFMPIHGEWRHLKAHARLAELTGVPKENIVIAEDGVAVDLVDGRASIVGAVPAGYVYVDGLSVGEITETSLKDRRILGEEGFVSIVIGVDSSTGKLVAGPEIHARGAGISDADFDAVIDRIEEVLREAAADGVGELHQLNQLIRRTVGRWVNDNYRRRPMIVPVIVEV